In one Pseudomonas fitomaticsae genomic region, the following are encoded:
- a CDS encoding phage tail assembly chaperone family protein, TAC, producing MDLSIKALTAAGAFVAPPVKKDITWHAGGKVQKASIYVRQESFVELTEGWKNEGQGADRLAARIASNILKKDGTPVFTVEDVLGSESSGHGPLSAELTIVLLNAISEANGAVKEDQPKK from the coding sequence ATGGATCTCAGCATCAAAGCACTGACGGCGGCCGGCGCATTCGTCGCGCCGCCGGTGAAGAAGGACATCACCTGGCACGCCGGTGGCAAAGTTCAGAAGGCCTCGATCTACGTTCGGCAGGAGTCGTTCGTTGAGCTGACCGAAGGCTGGAAGAACGAAGGGCAGGGTGCCGATCGGCTGGCGGCCCGTATCGCCTCCAACATCCTGAAGAAGGACGGCACGCCGGTATTCACTGTCGAGGACGTTCTCGGTTCCGAATCGTCCGGACACGGCCCGCTGTCGGCCGAGCTGACCATTGTGCTGCTCAACGCCATTTCCGAAGCCAACGGCGCGGTGAAGGAAGACCAGCCAAAAAAATAG
- a CDS encoding phage tail tube protein translates to MTIKTQGTDLYAIDPANNTLLVVGCFTSLDGIDTSIAQIETTCMNSSAREYEAGLAEPGSASFGLNIDPQSPAHVRLHQLKTAGTKLLWAIGWSDGRVMGSNGDLTGIPPTISQPGSVTALAVTNPGSGYTTAPTVALTGGGGTGATATATVSGGEVTGLTITNPGSGYTTAPTVAFTGGAGTGAAATAVIDAGVDFNLPTTRTWITFEGYMNSFPFSFALNDVVKSTVGIQVSGDPVFVPKVITP, encoded by the coding sequence TTGACCATCAAGACCCAAGGCACGGACCTCTATGCCATCGACCCAGCCAACAACACCCTGTTGGTGGTTGGCTGCTTCACCTCCCTGGACGGGATCGACACCAGCATCGCGCAGATCGAAACGACCTGCATGAACTCCAGTGCACGGGAGTATGAGGCCGGTCTGGCTGAGCCAGGCTCTGCGTCGTTCGGCCTGAACATCGACCCGCAGTCGCCGGCGCACGTTCGCCTGCACCAACTGAAGACCGCCGGAACCAAGCTGCTGTGGGCGATCGGCTGGTCTGACGGCCGCGTAATGGGCAGCAATGGCGATCTGACGGGTATTCCGCCAACCATCAGCCAGCCGGGCTCGGTGACAGCGCTTGCGGTCACCAACCCTGGCAGCGGCTATACCACGGCCCCGACTGTCGCGCTGACTGGCGGTGGCGGTACCGGTGCAACTGCAACCGCAACTGTTTCTGGTGGCGAAGTGACCGGCCTGACCATTACCAACCCGGGCAGCGGTTACACCACCGCACCCACCGTGGCATTCACCGGCGGCGCTGGTACTGGTGCGGCGGCAACCGCGGTGATCGACGCTGGCGTCGACTTCAACCTGCCAACCACGCGTACCTGGATCACCTTCGAAGGCTACATGAACAGCTTCCCGTTCAGTTTCGCGCTGAACGACGTTGTGAAGTCCACCGTCGGCATCCAGGTGTCCGGCGATCCGGTGTTCGTTCCGAAAGTCATCACTCCATAA
- a CDS encoding phage tail assembly protein T, translated as MVRTRPAVGRADHCAAQRHFRSQRRGEGRPAKKIGPAEEFWHELALNGIGGRTVAEAQANLSYNEALSWMAYVEQNGTLNLGLKIERGFALLATILNNLHGGKAAFDDFLPKRGEVVEEAEASAQDLFRLLQSVKR; from the coding sequence ATCGTCCGGACACGGCCCGCTGTCGGCCGAGCTGACCATTGTGCTGCTCAACGCCATTTCCGAAGCCAACGGCGCGGTGAAGGAAGACCAGCCAAAAAAATAGGGCCCGCCGAAGAGTTCTGGCATGAGCTGGCGCTCAATGGCATCGGCGGGCGCACGGTCGCCGAAGCGCAGGCCAACCTCAGCTACAACGAGGCGCTTTCGTGGATGGCGTATGTCGAGCAAAACGGCACGCTGAATCTGGGCCTGAAGATCGAGCGGGGTTTTGCCCTGCTCGCCACCATTCTCAACAACCTGCACGGCGGTAAGGCCGCGTTCGACGACTTTTTGCCGAAGCGGGGCGAGGTGGTGGAAGAGGCGGAAGCCTCTGCGCAGGATCTGTTCAGGCTGCTGCAGTCGGTCAAGAGGTGA
- a CDS encoding phage tail tape measure protein, translating to MANTGGFEKGMDRAQRALKSATKEAAYQAGQLDKLVGQIDPVIGAYGRLDKMEEQLRKHRAAGRLDNADFTLYLNKLKEQRDAVEKVDRVMAKNGQTAKQYANNLRGVPAQFTDIAVSLQAGQNPLTVFLQQGGQLKDMFGGVVPAAKALGGYVLGLVNPFTVAAAAAAVLALAYKQGSDEATAFNTSLAMTGNTAGTTANGLASMARQVSGVSGTVGKASEVLAQLAATTRIPVAAFESIAEAAIKYESATGIAASKTVENFEKIAKDPVAEILKLNESMNFLTATTYENIKSLQEQGRTQEAAALATATYEDGLNRTSTSIKQNLGYLEASWGAVKSAAKGAWDAALNVGREETLDQQIAKLDEQLNAIAENAASRNKRNARGKPADPFGNLTPDDSFRTEALEREKTEKLLLKAEQDRRASAKGYAQQQQQAALDDQLKLDKLRKETESNSVKRERELADYRLLVERRVTQAKAKGDNSLLISADQQAKDIAAINEKYKDPKTAKTPKYQENAGIKALDQAKQQYAVLQQQSALIGDQSAASQTLGTNAKKLVEWEQQLADIKSKKTLTAEQQSLLANQELITAQLKRNAALETENTLREKGLETRRKLAAFDENLKSQLSSAKQGLDNNLAGIGLGDEQRKRLQEQRAIQQSYQSQMDKLTSDYNKSNKDQFSTELYDKETQSLRSALDQRLAMQTKYYEDEDAARSDWQLGASSAFDNYLNQARDVAGQAKSAFTSLYDGLTDAAVDWAFGADQSFGDVAKSFARMIAKMALQSAASNVFSSIAGSALGAAFGGGGGAAASAGSTAAGYSSDVLSKWQGFDEGGYTGPGGKFEPAGIVHGGEVVIRKEVVDQPGMKEYLTRLNKRGYADGGYVGLSGSSGGSSSAAGPSQVLIQQTITVPEGGGDSARDSRAVAQAYADAARRGAQQEITQALKPGGQIWEKLNGRT from the coding sequence GTGGCCAACACCGGCGGCTTTGAGAAGGGCATGGACCGTGCCCAGCGTGCGCTGAAGTCGGCCACCAAGGAAGCGGCCTATCAGGCTGGCCAGCTCGACAAACTGGTCGGCCAGATTGACCCGGTGATCGGGGCCTATGGCCGCCTCGACAAAATGGAAGAACAGCTGCGCAAACACCGTGCGGCTGGGCGGCTCGACAATGCCGATTTCACCCTGTACCTCAACAAGCTGAAGGAACAGCGGGATGCAGTCGAGAAGGTCGACCGCGTCATGGCCAAGAACGGCCAGACTGCCAAGCAGTACGCAAACAACCTGCGCGGTGTGCCGGCTCAGTTCACCGACATAGCCGTGTCGTTGCAGGCCGGTCAGAACCCGCTGACTGTTTTCCTCCAGCAGGGTGGCCAGCTCAAGGACATGTTCGGCGGCGTGGTGCCGGCGGCTAAGGCCTTGGGTGGCTACGTGCTGGGGCTGGTGAACCCGTTTACGGTCGCGGCGGCAGCGGCGGCAGTGTTGGCCCTGGCTTACAAGCAGGGTTCAGACGAAGCCACAGCGTTCAATACCTCGCTGGCGATGACGGGCAATACGGCCGGTACCACTGCCAATGGGCTGGCGTCGATGGCGCGTCAGGTTTCGGGTGTGAGTGGCACTGTCGGCAAGGCGTCCGAGGTACTGGCGCAGCTGGCGGCGACTACCCGTATTCCGGTAGCGGCTTTCGAGTCCATCGCCGAGGCCGCGATCAAGTACGAATCGGCGACTGGGATTGCGGCCAGTAAAACGGTCGAGAACTTCGAGAAGATCGCCAAGGACCCGGTCGCGGAGATTCTGAAACTCAACGAGTCGATGAACTTCCTGACGGCGACCACGTACGAAAACATCAAGTCTTTGCAGGAGCAGGGCAGGACTCAGGAAGCGGCCGCGTTGGCGACCGCCACCTATGAGGACGGTCTGAATCGGACATCCACTTCCATCAAGCAGAACCTCGGCTACCTCGAGGCGAGCTGGGGTGCAGTCAAGAGCGCCGCCAAGGGCGCGTGGGATGCAGCGCTGAACGTTGGGCGAGAAGAAACCCTCGACCAGCAGATCGCCAAACTCGACGAGCAGCTGAACGCGATCGCTGAGAACGCGGCCTCGCGCAACAAGCGGAACGCCAGGGGAAAACCGGCGGATCCGTTCGGCAATCTGACACCCGATGACAGCTTCCGCACGGAAGCGCTCGAGCGGGAGAAAACCGAAAAGCTGCTGCTCAAGGCTGAGCAGGATCGTCGCGCTTCCGCCAAAGGGTACGCCCAGCAGCAACAGCAGGCGGCGCTGGATGACCAGCTCAAGCTGGACAAGCTCCGCAAGGAAACCGAGAGCAATTCGGTAAAGCGTGAGCGTGAACTGGCTGATTATCGGTTGCTGGTGGAGCGTCGGGTTACCCAGGCCAAAGCCAAAGGTGACAACTCGCTGCTGATCTCCGCTGATCAGCAGGCGAAAGATATCGCCGCCATCAACGAGAAATACAAGGATCCGAAAACCGCCAAGACGCCGAAGTATCAGGAGAACGCCGGCATCAAGGCGCTCGACCAGGCGAAACAGCAGTATGCGGTGCTTCAGCAGCAGAGCGCGCTGATCGGCGATCAATCCGCGGCGAGTCAGACCCTTGGCACGAACGCGAAAAAACTGGTCGAGTGGGAGCAGCAGCTCGCCGATATCAAGAGCAAGAAAACCCTCACCGCCGAACAACAGTCACTGCTGGCCAACCAGGAACTGATCACCGCCCAGCTCAAACGCAACGCCGCGCTCGAAACCGAGAACACGCTGCGTGAGAAGGGGCTGGAAACCCGCCGCAAGTTGGCGGCGTTCGATGAGAACCTGAAAAGCCAGCTGTCCAGCGCCAAGCAGGGCCTCGACAACAACCTGGCCGGGATCGGCTTGGGCGACGAACAGCGCAAGCGCTTGCAGGAGCAGCGCGCCATTCAGCAGTCCTATCAGTCGCAAATGGACAAGCTGACCTCCGACTACAACAAGAGCAACAAGGACCAGTTCAGCACCGAGCTGTACGACAAGGAAACCCAGTCCCTACGGTCGGCGCTCGACCAGCGCCTGGCCATGCAGACGAAGTACTACGAGGACGAAGACGCGGCCCGCAGCGATTGGCAGTTGGGTGCGTCGTCCGCGTTCGACAACTACCTCAATCAGGCCCGGGATGTTGCTGGCCAGGCGAAGTCGGCCTTCACGTCGCTGTATGACGGGCTGACCGATGCCGCAGTCGATTGGGCGTTTGGTGCGGATCAGAGCTTTGGTGATGTCGCCAAGAGCTTTGCACGCATGATCGCGAAGATGGCCTTGCAGTCGGCCGCCTCGAATGTTTTTTCCAGCATTGCTGGGAGCGCGCTCGGCGCGGCTTTCGGCGGGGGCGGTGGTGCCGCTGCGTCTGCTGGTAGCACTGCCGCCGGCTACTCGTCTGATGTCCTGTCGAAATGGCAAGGCTTCGATGAGGGTGGCTACACCGGCCCGGGCGGCAAATTCGAACCAGCCGGCATCGTGCACGGTGGCGAGGTGGTCATCCGCAAGGAAGTGGTAGATCAGCCTGGCATGAAGGAATACCTGACTCGGCTGAACAAGCGCGGCTACGCCGATGGCGGTTACGTCGGGCTTTCT
- a CDS encoding DUF3168 domain-containing protein, translated as MTAPIFTVCAAAPAVTALLGTNPTRLYPHGEAPEGTAKPYAVWQVVSGSPINYVNGVPDTDRYGLQVDVYADTASTAASVVTTMRNAIAQHAYITGFGVDAKDKDTHNYRKGFDVAWLVSQ; from the coding sequence ATGACTGCACCCATTTTCACGGTGTGCGCCGCCGCGCCGGCGGTCACTGCGCTGCTCGGCACCAACCCGACGCGGCTTTACCCGCACGGCGAAGCGCCGGAGGGAACAGCCAAACCGTACGCCGTGTGGCAAGTCGTCAGCGGCTCGCCGATCAACTACGTCAACGGCGTGCCGGATACCGATCGCTACGGCCTGCAGGTTGATGTGTACGCCGATACGGCGTCCACAGCAGCGTCTGTTGTGACGACGATGCGCAACGCGATCGCGCAGCACGCGTACATCACCGGTTTTGGCGTCGACGCCAAGGACAAGGACACGCACAACTACCGCAAAGGCTTCGACGTCGCCTGGCTTGTGAGCCAGTAG